The window tgaagttgaaatcctacgagtgtaggtcATGATTTTTAATCCCATGAGgtgggagttttccacgtaaaactctaCTGTGTCATTTACTTATCTCTTCGTGTGTATTCTatgggaactaatagagaacccgattctctatacagtttggtggaccctaagtttctatcaattggtatcagagaagGTTCTTTCTATCAAGCTAACACCTAGAAAGTatcctcatggctgctccaccaaactttgaaaaAGGTCAATCTACCTACAGACCACTAAGATTCAATGGCCAATACAATGGATGGTAGAAGACAATGATGCATGGCTTTATCATAGATGGGGATTTAGAGCTCTGGGATGTTATCTACAATAGATCCTTCATCCATATGAAGACCACTGACGAACCAGCAGTGATAGTTCTCAAAACAAGGAAGGAATACAACGATGCTGACCGCAAAGCTACAGAGAAGAACTTTCGAACAAAAATAATCCTCGTCTGTGGTATTGGACCAGATGAGTTCAACAGGATCTCTTCCTGTCAATCAACCAAGAAGATCTGGGAAGCTATCCAAATAGCACTCGAAGGAACAACTCAAGTCAAGCAGTCAAAGATCGATATGCTCACCACTAAGTAtgaactcttcaggatgaaggatgatgaatccATTCAAGACATGCACACTTGATTCACCTccatcatcaatgagcttcactctTTGGGAGAAATCATTCCAAGGAACAAACTTGTCAAGAAAATACTTAGTATACTACTTGGTTCCTGGGAAAGCAAGGTCAGTGCTATCATAGAAGCAAAGGATCTGCAAAAGCTaaccattgatgaactcattggaaatctgaagacatatgaaatgaagaaaaataaggaccatgaaagaagagaacccaagaaggagaagaacctggtcctcaaggCTGACAATAATGACTCAAGTGGTGAGGATGCTGATATGGCTTACCTGACAAAGcgatttcagaaaatggttcaaaggaatggaggcattccaaaaaggtGCAGCTCCAGCAAGCCAAGAGGGCATGACTTATGTCATAAATGTGGAAAGCCAGTACACTTCATCAAGGTCTGTCCTCTTCTCAAGCAAGACCAGTACAAGCACaaggaacccggttcctgacaTAATATTCAAGAGAAAAGGAGCCACTCACAATGTTATGAAATAAGATCTTACCGAATGTGGAGATTCTTCCAGCAAATCTGGAAAGGATGATGCACATGGTGATAcctccatgatggcagttgaaagtGAAGCAACTGAAtatgtgtaatgacccgatcgatcgttttgagtattataaccccgttcccccatttactgctcaatttatgctttatagttgttttatgacttaccgggttagtgggttcgggtccggaaggaattcggagtgaaatgagacacttagtcttataattgaaaatttaagttagaaaagtaaatccggatatggacctatgtgtaaacgatattggatttgaattttgatgatttcaatagctccatatggtaattttgggcttagaagtgtgtccaaaatattatttggaggtccatagtggaattaggcttgaaatgccgaaagttgaatatttaaaaagtttgaccgggggttgactttttgatagcggggtcgaaatccgattctgaaaatttgagtgcctccgttatgtcatttattacttatgcgcaaaatttgaggtaaatcggacgtgatttggtaggttacAGAGTCGTttgtataaattaaaaatttcaaagttcattaggcttgaattggggtgtaattcatggtagcgttgtttgaggtgatttgagggttcgactaagtccgtatgatattttaggacttgttggtatatttggttgaggtcccgaggggctcgggtaagttttggatggttaacggatcatttttggccttggtgagattgttgATATCTGGTGctccatttttctgattttttctttcgcgttcgcaagtgggccctcgcgttcacgaaaagtgttttctgagtgtgtggttttgttctttgcgttcgcgaaggggaggacgcgaacgcaaaggtatggtctgtgtgtgcatcgcgaacgcgtgagaggtgtcgcattcgcgaagaggagtgaggctattGGGGACCCCCGGGTCCTTGTTCTACGTGTTCGCGAGGTCACAGTTGCATTCGCAAAGggttaaatttgtgggcagtcgagttgtgcttcgcgaacgcgagggacctgtcgcgttcgcgaagaagagaggtctggatagagagtttaagttctgaaaatgggttTTTTGACGGTTTTGAGCTCGAGAAGAGGCaattttcgggagtttttcaaggaaaacaatggggtaagtgttcttaactcaatattggttaaattatccaaatccatggttgtttttatcatttaattggcgaattaagttggaaaggtttgaaaaccctcttagtttaaattgaagatttgagggtcgagttggggtcagattttgataaaattggtatggttagactcgtggttgaacgggctttcgaattttgtaacttttgtcgagttccgagacgtgggcctcacaTGTGAtgtttgagctaaaattcggatttttatggaaaattagcattttcttatgaagtaaattccaataaattttattgactgaaacgaattatttgtcaggcattcggaggccgatttgcgagacaaaggcatagcagagtaaagaatttcacgctctgaggtaagtaacagttttaaatctggtcctgagggtattaaaccccggattttggtatcatgtgattattttggaggtgacgcacatgctaggtgacgggcgtgtgggcgtgcaccgagaggattgtgacttggtccgtcccggaaaactgtaaagttgaataaattattgttagctatatgctctctatgtattgataaaaatttgactgtaaatcatattagaaattattcttaggctatgtgatagtactgttgggacccacagaggtcgcgtacttgttgaattacctgctaaatgctatatgtactcagtctcagtttttacttgcacattttatctcagtctttgttgttattattgatacatcatatcattgttgtttgggctgatttcatgattattaagagcccgagatactggagagatttatgactgagtgaggccgagggcctgattgtaagatattgatactatagcacgtgagttgtccgtgaagcacgtgagttgtccgtgaagcacgtgagttggccgtgtagattcttatattatactatagcacgtgagttggctgtgcggatccttatattatactatagcacgtgagtttgccgtgcagcacgtgagttggccgtgcagatccagatagttatattatggcacatgagttgtccgtgcagcacgtgagttgtccgtgcagattgtagcgcttgggatgtaggagcccctccggagtctgtacacccccaatgagcgcgggtacctattgagagtgagtgatgagggttgggagcccatggagtgatgagggctgggtgcccagtgagtgattgttgtcttAAGAGgctgtacttgattttcatttattgttgcacttagttgctatctgtcatttttgtgaaatctctgaaagattgttgatatacggattacatgaacaggaactgtataaaaaatTGTTTTgtcattaaactgccagatttgatagcatgtctattctttgctggaattactgaaatgaaccataactgtgtagctcgttactatcttcagttccttatttattattgttacttgctgagttagttgtactcatactacaccctgcacttcgtgtgcagatcgaGGTATTCCCGGATATAGCGAGTGTTGATCCTTTTGCGCGGTTgcttttcaggagattttgaggtagttgcTGTGTTccgtagaccttgtctctccttctctatctcttgtttactgtattggtctcagactattatagactatatttttcagacttatattcatattagatgctcatgtactcagtgacaccaaattttggggagtgtttgtattgtatttaaatattatatattcaaccttaaagagaagttttggtttattgagattatcggcttgcctagtatcgagataggtgccatcacgacaggttgggattttgggtcatgacaagttggcatcagagccaaggttacataggtcttacgagtaattagcaggtttagtagagtcttatggatcggtacagagatgtctgtacttatcttcgagagactacagaacccttaggaaaatttcactttcttgtattctgtcgtgcgaatttgttgattctggaaactaaatttctgctattctattctctcacagatggtgagaacacgtactactggatc is drawn from Nicotiana tabacum cultivar K326 chromosome 9, ASM71507v2, whole genome shotgun sequence and contains these coding sequences:
- the LOC142164053 gene encoding uncharacterized protein LOC142164053, with protein sequence MMHGFIIDGDLELWDVIYNRSFIHMKTTDEPAVIVLKTRKEYNDADRKATEKNFRTKIILVCGIGPDEFNRISSCQSTKKIWEAIQIALEGTTQVKQSKIDMLTTKYELFRMKDDESIQDMHT